A single Triticum dicoccoides isolate Atlit2015 ecotype Zavitan chromosome 2A, WEW_v2.0, whole genome shotgun sequence DNA region contains:
- the LOC119355972 gene encoding uncharacterized protein LOC119355972 — MEAYMLFPRSNGKSCEEEQEEDIGCPSESGMSAAGSMLSSDEELDDDATSSSGSSGSTDNFQMSSLMAQLPLKRGLSKFFDGKSQSFASLAAVGGLEDLAKPPGKRIKASRSCEVGLQDAHRRRFARRNAAAFKKVSKGRLSALGRAPALRPLTASAARPKGLPVRAPLFV; from the exons ATGGAAGCCTACATGCTGTTCCCGCGGAGCAATGGAAAGAGCtgcgaggaggagcaggaggaggacatCGGCTGCCCGTCCGAGTCCGGGATGTCGGCGGCCGGCTCCATGCTGTCGTCGGACGAGGAGCTCGACGACGACGCCACCTCCAGCTCCGGCTCCTCCGGATCCACCGACAACTTCCAGATGTCCTCCCTCATGGCGCAGCTCCCGCTCAA GAGGGGTCTGTCCAAGTTCTTCGACGGCAAGTCGCAGTCGTTCGCGTCGCTCGCGGCCGTGGGCGGCCTGGAGGACCTGGCCAAGCCGCCGGGCAAGCGGATCAAGGCGTCCCGGAGCTGCGAGGTCGGGCTGCAGGACGCGCACCGCCGGCGCTTCGCGCGCCGCAATGCCGCGGCCTTCAAGAAGGTGTCCAAAGGGCGGCTGTCCGCGCTCGGTAGGGCGCCGGCGCTCCGGCCGCTGACGGCGAGCGCGGCGAGGCCCAAGGGCTTGCCCGTGCGGGCTCCGCTCTTCGTTTAG
- the LOC119359769 gene encoding uncharacterized protein LOC119359769: MPLPSLLLLPLLQGSITPARLHLAHRVTAPPPPCRRARRRSTAGAPTAATIAGDGAPTPSSARLHCFGVIPVAGGCSTWPPLAPMPASHHLRHPCSFPTGVALNLSLPLFFRDEQSSSPAPLDALTAGPASARRAQPPPQPARIAPQPQASCFADLGRSPW; encoded by the exons ATGCCGCTGCCGAGCCTTCTTCTGCTTCCCCTGCTGCAGGGCTCCATCACCCCTGCTCGTCTTCACCTCGCGCACCGCGTCACCGCTCCTCCTCCGCCGTGCCGGCGAGCGCGACGCAGGAGCACCGCAG GAGCACCAACGGCCGCCACCATCGCCGGAGATGGGGCCCCGACGCCCAGTTCGGCTCGCCTCCACTGCTTTGGCGTCATCCCCGTCGCCGGAGGATGCAGCACCTGGCCGCCTCTAGCCCCGATGCCGGCAAGCCATCACCTCCGCCACCCTTGCTCGTTCCCGACCGGCGTCGCTCTGAACCTGTCGCTGCCGCTTTTCTTCAGAGACGAGCAGAGCAGCTCGCCTGCCCCGCTCGACGCGTTGACTGCAGGCCCAGCCAGCGCCAGGAGGGCCCAGCCTCCTCCGCAGCCTGCCCGCATCGCGCCTCAGCCGCAGGCCAGCTGCTTCGCAgatctgggccgaagcccatggtga